Sequence from the Pararhizobium gei genome:
GACGATGACGGTCGGGATATCGCGGGCGCGGGCAGCGACGATCTGGGCTTCGAGGTCGGGAATGTCCTTCGCCTTGACCGCTACCGCCCCCATGGAGCCTGCATGGGCGACGAAATCAATCTCGGGCTGCTGCTCGACGTTGCAATCCCTGTAGAGATTGTTGAACGGTTCACCGCCGGTGCCCTGCTGCAGCCGGTTTATGCAGCCGTAACCCCGGTTGTCCGTCAAAACGACCGTGAACGGCACTTTGCGCATGACGGCGGTGGCCAGTTCCGAATTGGCCATCATGTAGGAACCGTCGCCGACGAAGCAGATCACCTCCCGCTCCGGCCGCGCCAGTTTCAGGCCCATGGCGCCGGCAATTTCGTAGCCCATGCAGGAAAAGCCGTACTCCATGTGATAACCGCCCTGGCTTGGCTGCCAAAGCAGCTTCAGGGCGCCCGGCATGGTGCCAGCCGCGCACATGGCGATGGCGTTTTCGCCTGTGGCACGCTGCACCGCGCCGATCACCTGCGCGTCGTTCGGCAGGCCGGATTGCGAAGGGGCTGCACAATGACGATCGACGGCGGAAAGCCATTGACTGCGGGATCCGGTGTCCGGCTCGGGCGCGCGATAGTGAGCGAGTTTTTCGCCGAGCGCGACTAGCGCCACCCGGGCATCGGCGACGAGGCCGATGGCACCGTGTTTGTCGGCATCATAGGCCTGTGCGTTGATCGACACCAGCCGCCGGCCCTCAGCCTCGAACAGCGACCACGATCCCGTCGTGAAATCCTGAAAGCGCGTACCGACGCCGATGACGAGATCGGCCTTGCGGGCCAGCGTGTTGGCTGCGGCCGAACCATCGACGCCGGCGGCGCCGAAATTCATGGGGTGGGACTGGGCCAGCGCCGACTTTCCAGCCTGCGTTTCGATGACCGGGATTCCATGACGGGTGGCGAAATCGGCGAGATCCTGTTCGGCCCCGCTGTAGATCACACCGCCACCGGCGACGATGACCGGGGTCTTCGCCGCATGGATGAGTTTGGCGACCTCTTCGAGATCGTGCCTGTCCGGCTCCGGCCGGCGGATGCGCCAGACCTTCGGCTCGAAAAAGTCTTCGGGCCAGTCATAAGCCTCGGCCTGCACGTCCTGACAGAAGGACAAGGTCACCGGCCCGCAATTCGCCGGATCTGTCATGACCCGAAGCGCCCGCGGCAGCGCCGTCAGAAGTTGCTCGGGTCGCGTGATACGATCGAAATAGCGGCTGACAGGGCGGAAGCAGTCGTTGGCGGAGACGGTGCCGTCGTCGAAGTCCTCGACCTGCTGCAGCACCGGATCGGGACGGCGGTTGGCGAACACGTCTCCGGGGATGAGCAATACCGGCAACCGGTTGACATGGGCAAGAGCTGCCGCCGTCACCATGTTGGTGGCGCCCGGCCCGATCGAAGAGGAAACAGCCTGAATGCGCCGCCTTTTCATCGCCTTGGCATAGGCGATCGCCGCATGCGCCATGGTCTGCTCGTTCTGGCCGCGCCAGGTCGGCAGGCCGTTGCCGGCCTTCTGCAGGGCTTCCCCAAGACCGGCGACATTGCCGTGGCCGAAAATTGCCCAGATGCCATCGACGAAGCGTTCGCCGTCTTCGGTCATCTGCGCCGACAGCCATTTCACCATCGCCTGCGCCGCCGTCAGTCGTACCGCGCTCATGCTGCCTGCTCCCTTGCTTTCGTGCGTGCCGCGTCCCAGATGCTGCACAGGCGTGCGTACCGCTTCGCCATCTCTTCGACGGCGTCGGCATCTGTGACATCGCCCGCAAACCACTGCCGCGCGACGTCGCCGAAAATCGTACGTCCGACGGCAAAGCCTTTGACGAGATCAAAGCGTGCCGCGACGTCGAAGCTTGCCGACAGCTCTGCCTCCGGTGCATCCAGCCCCAGCACGACGATGCCGCGCGTGTGACGGTCCCGCGCCTCGATTGCGTCAATGGCATTGGCCCAGCCGGCTGCCGTCTTCATCGGTTCCAGTTTCCACCAGTCGGGATAGACGCCGGCTGCATAGAATTGTTCGATCAGTGTCGCGGCCGTGTGGTCATCGATGGCGCCGACCTTGGAGGGAATGATCTCAAGCAGGAATTCCAGCCGATTGCGCCGCGCTGCTTGGAACAGCCGCTTGACTGTCGTCTCCTGCTCGGCAAGGGTCGCTGCATCGTCGTCGGGGTGGCAGAAACACAAGACCTTGACGACATCCTCGCGCGCCCATTCGGACAGTGTCCCGCAGTCGAGTCCGAGTTCCGGCTCCAGCGTCAGCGGACGCGACCCCGGCCACTCGGCGGGGCGGCCGATCCACAAACCCGATCCGGAGGCGCGATGCAGGGCAGACCGGCCGATACGATTGTCGCAGAGAATGCCATAGCCCGGATTTCCGGCCTGAACACGAAGCGCCGCCTCTAGGCACAGTTCCTTGAACGCCGCACCTTTCTGCAGGGTGTAACCGGTCATCTGCTCCAGTTGCACGCGGTGATCGAAGGCAAACACCCGCATCGTCGACCAGTCGCCATCGACGCGCGTGCGGCGCGTTGTCGACCAGTGCATCTGTTCGAGGTCCGGGTCGTTGCGCAGATCGGGCCGCACGACACCGCGCTTGAGAAAGAATTGCAGCTCCTCGAAGCTCGGATAGGCCGGGGTGCAGCCGTGCCGGCTGACGGCGAAGGCGCCACAGGCGTTGGCGAACTTGAGCGAGATCGGCCAGTCCTCGCCGGTCATCCAGCCACGCAGCAGGCCAGAGAAGAAGCCGTCGCCGGCACCGAGAACATTGAACACCTCGATCGGGAACCCCTGACCGGTCTGTCCGTCTTCGAGACTGGCGGGGATAGCCGCTTCGAAGGCGACGGCGCCGAGCGGACCACGCTTGCACACCAGTGTCGCGCCACTGACTGCGCGCACCGCCCGTAACGCGTCCAGCGTGTCGGTCGAGCCGCCGGCGATGTAGAATTCTTCTTCCGTGCCGACGATCAGGTCGAACAGATGCAGGCTCGTCTTCAGCCTGGCCGTAACCTTCGCGCTTTCGACGAACCGGCTTTCGCCATCGCCATGACCGGCAACGCCCCAGAGGTTCGGACGGTAGTCGATGTCGAGCGCGGTGCGCAGGCCGTGTTTGCGCGCAAGGGTCAGCGCCTTGAGGACGGCGGCTTCGGTGCGGGTGTTGCTGAGATGGGTGCCGGTGACGACCACGGCACGCGCCGAGGCGATGAAGGCCTCGTCGATATCGTCTTCGCTCAGCGCCATGTCGGCGCAATTCTCGCGGTAGAAGATCAATGGAAACTGCGTGTCGTCGCGGATACCAAGGATCACGAGCGCCGTCAGCCGCTCAGGGTCGATCTTGACGCCTTGCGTCGAAACGCCCTCGCGGGCCAGCTGCTCGAGAATGAAGCGGCCCATATGCTCGTCGCCGACCCGGCTGATCAAAGCCGTCTTCAGCCCGAGCCGCGCGCTGCCGCAGGCGATGTTTGTGGGCGAGCCGCCGATATATTTCTCAAAGGATCCCATATCCTCCAGACGACCGCCGACCTGTGCGCCGTAAAGATCGACGCCGGCACGTCCGATGGTGATGACATCAAGCTTTTTCATAATGCATCCTGCCTTTCGATGCGGATGACGGCGCCGTTGGAGGCCGCAATGGCGTGAATGATCTTTTCGATATTCAACCCCTGTGCAAAATCAGGACCGACATTCGGGCTGCCGGCAATGGCGGCAAGCAGGTCACGCGCCTCGATGACCTTCTGTTCGTTGAAACCGAAATTATGTCCCGGCGCCGGACAAAAGGCCGCAAAATCCGGCTGATCCGGCCCGGTCAGGTGACGGACGAACCCGGCGTCGCCGGCCCTGTGAACCCACAGCTCGTTCATGTTTTCCTGATCGAACACGATTGTGCCGTCCTGCCCGTGCACTTCCCATTGTAGCCGGCATTTGCGGCCGCGCGCTACGCGCGATGTCGCAAACGAGCCTTGGGCACCCGAGACAAAA
This genomic interval carries:
- the iolD gene encoding 3D-(3,5/4)-trihydroxycyclohexane-1,2-dione acylhydrolase (decyclizing); protein product: MSAVRLTAAQAMVKWLSAQMTEDGERFVDGIWAIFGHGNVAGLGEALQKAGNGLPTWRGQNEQTMAHAAIAYAKAMKRRRIQAVSSSIGPGATNMVTAAALAHVNRLPVLLIPGDVFANRRPDPVLQQVEDFDDGTVSANDCFRPVSRYFDRITRPEQLLTALPRALRVMTDPANCGPVTLSFCQDVQAEAYDWPEDFFEPKVWRIRRPEPDRHDLEEVAKLIHAAKTPVIVAGGGVIYSGAEQDLADFATRHGIPVIETQAGKSALAQSHPMNFGAAGVDGSAAANTLARKADLVIGVGTRFQDFTTGSWSLFEAEGRRLVSINAQAYDADKHGAIGLVADARVALVALGEKLAHYRAPEPDTGSRSQWLSAVDRHCAAPSQSGLPNDAQVIGAVQRATGENAIAMCAAGTMPGALKLLWQPSQGGYHMEYGFSCMGYEIAGAMGLKLARPEREVICFVGDGSYMMANSELATAVMRKVPFTVVLTDNRGYGCINRLQQGTGGEPFNNLYRDCNVEQQPEIDFVAHAGSMGAVAVKAKDIPDLEAQIVAARARDIPTVIVIDTDPADGPGFGDAGHWWDVAVPEVGTTDTLKQAYARYLEGAAKQRTVN
- a CDS encoding bifunctional 5-dehydro-2-deoxygluconokinase/5-dehydro-2-deoxyphosphogluconate aldolase codes for the protein MKKLDVITIGRAGVDLYGAQVGGRLEDMGSFEKYIGGSPTNIACGSARLGLKTALISRVGDEHMGRFILEQLAREGVSTQGVKIDPERLTALVILGIRDDTQFPLIFYRENCADMALSEDDIDEAFIASARAVVVTGTHLSNTRTEAAVLKALTLARKHGLRTALDIDYRPNLWGVAGHGDGESRFVESAKVTARLKTSLHLFDLIVGTEEEFYIAGGSTDTLDALRAVRAVSGATLVCKRGPLGAVAFEAAIPASLEDGQTGQGFPIEVFNVLGAGDGFFSGLLRGWMTGEDWPISLKFANACGAFAVSRHGCTPAYPSFEELQFFLKRGVVRPDLRNDPDLEQMHWSTTRRTRVDGDWSTMRVFAFDHRVQLEQMTGYTLQKGAAFKELCLEAALRVQAGNPGYGILCDNRIGRSALHRASGSGLWIGRPAEWPGSRPLTLEPELGLDCGTLSEWAREDVVKVLCFCHPDDDAATLAEQETTVKRLFQAARRNRLEFLLEIIPSKVGAIDDHTAATLIEQFYAAGVYPDWWKLEPMKTAAGWANAIDAIEARDRHTRGIVVLGLDAPEAELSASFDVAARFDLVKGFAVGRTIFGDVARQWFAGDVTDADAVEEMAKRYARLCSIWDAARTKAREQAA